Genomic segment of Arachis hypogaea cultivar Tifrunner chromosome 16, arahy.Tifrunner.gnm2.J5K5, whole genome shotgun sequence:
tgaaatttgaactaaaatacCAAAATTAGATTTCTATTCTTATTATTttgatctttttaaaattttatttaaatttaaataaaaaggtaaagtatattttttgtccctgaagtttactaaaagtttcaaaaatacccctaagttttaatttgtttcaattttatccttaatgtttccgatttgcatcaattttatccTTATCTTCAAAATTTTTGGTCAAACTATGGTCAACATTAATTTTTTCCAATAACACCCTCCAAACCCTATTCTCTTTCATCATCATCCCCAAACTCACTCAGTAACATTCCCATCCCTCACTCCCTCTCCGATTGTCTCTTCTACCGTGTAGTCTACCTCCAGAAGAACTCCCTCTCCAGCCACCTCCCTCCGCCGCTCCTCAACCTCACCAACCTAACCTCGCCAACCTCCAACTACTCAACCTTGCTCACAACCTCCTCTCCGGCACGCTCTACCCCCCTCCCTcctttccccttctttcttcttctttctttttcctccatCCTCCTCCGCCACtatttccccccccccccccccgcgccACCACACGACGCCGCCACCGTCCAACCGCACCCCCCTTCAACCAGCAACACCACCCCtttccccccctcccttcccatACCCCCATCACTCCTTCCTTCCCCCTGCCGAACAGCCGCACCGCTGTGCCCACCACCGCCAGCTGCCATGCTTACCACCTCCCAACATGATTTCAATGAAGATGATAAAGGTAGAATCTTTTTGTTGAAATCTTTGAGACCATGCTTGAAGATACGGTACCCACAAAGAAGAGAAAGTAATTGAGAATCAGAAGGGACATGTACCTCTTAtttgttatggagttttgatctGTTGTTGCATGGAGCTGTTGTTGTGTTTTGTTATTGTTGATGTTGCTGTTGCCCTTTTTtattttgcttcttcttcttaaatGTTGATGGATTTGATTTCAAGTGCTTCATAGCACTTGTTGGTTGGAGCCATGGTCAGGGATTGGTGGTGGAATGCTGGGTCTTGTAATGGAGTCTTCTCCATGAAAGAGAGAAGGAGGTTATGATATACATCACTTGCGGTGGCCGGAGTTGGGACACAAACGGCGGCGGGAATGTTAGGGaggagttgttcttgatgatgatgaaagAGAATAGGGTTTGGGGGGTGTTATTGGAAAAAATTAATGTTGACTATAGTTTGACCAAAAATTTTGAAGATAAggataaaattgatgcaaatcgaaaacattaaggataaaattgaaacaaattaaaacttaggggtatttttgaaacttttagtaaacttcaaggacaaaaaatatactttaccctaaataaaaatatttttttattggtatttgtgttttaaaattaataaaattaatgaataatacataatccATTAACTTAAAAGTAAGATTTATTACTTATATAGCTAGGATAAACATAATAAATCGAATTAAGTTGATTCGATTTATTACTGATGCAATATATACATGGTAAATTAAATCAacttaattcgatttatataaaaatatttaggatacGGCGTATaactaattctaatttaaaatatttatgtaattttaaactctatttattttattagccTAAATTACTCTATTTTTTAAAAGTAGAGATTTAAAATTAGATTCAgccattcaatttcaaaaataacaTATACTAGAGTCAAAATATTTCTTACGTATAGCTAGTAGAAAATGTGATTTATCATTCTAATCTTATAcgtttaatttaaaaagatataccTTGATCAAATATCATTCATTGAAAAACGACATCTATATGTATACATTGAAAGCTAAGAGAATGCATAAACGattctaatataatttaaaaattgttttaattaAACAACAATTATTTTATATGAATTTCTAATTAGTAGAGTAATATAACACTTTCATGATGCCAATAGGCATTTACTCCGATTCTCATTCTAAAAGTTACATTTTGGAATAAAAAATTGTAAAGTTTGAAGAATTCGTTACATCGTAAATTCACGACGTAAAccaaaaaggtttttttttggaTGGTAACCAAAAAGGTTTAGATGGGAGAACTTGCATATAATATTATTAGTGCATGccatttataatataataaaataaataatcatcAAAGTATGTACCAAAAAAAAATTCTGATGtagtaatttaaattatatttatatttttttttgttcaaacaATTTTTTGTACTAAAGTGTCTTTGTcttatattttgtatttgtatGTAGTATCAAACACACCTATGATAACATACACATCTTTTTTCTGTAGTTTTGAAAAATGTTAagtaaataactaattttaaaaataagaaaaaatatattattaatttaatatttaatacttatataatttaatttttatacattattagtataaaataataatgCATAAATAATCAATCATATATTGTtataccaataaaaaaaattaattttaaaatttattatgtcATCTTAATGTATGAATTAGATTGAATaattgtattaaatttttttataatattttttttattttttgtatttatgttatatatttatttattaaaattaactattaaaattaaatatttacttaccaaaaataaatatttatatataaatataagtattatttaatttatttttaatacatattttttattagaatttaattaaattgtgttataataatagaaattttataataattttgatgtatttaatacattaaaacgtaaaaaaaaaaaatttataaaacaatttttttataatatgcttAACTTATATCTTTAGAATACAAATTAtcaaaactatttttattaatagcTGATGAATTTGGTGTTCACTATCATTGATTTGttaaatgtaatttttaaaaacGAGTTATTAGCCTTtgctcaaaaattatttttaatatgagaaTAAAGATGATGTTTTGATTTAAGATTGATATTTAaagtatattataatattatggaTATGTAAAAAATGTGTTCAATACGTATTTTAAGTATTGTCAGAAAATGTTTACTTCAATACgatgataaatttatacgtaccgatacgtttaaaatatagacaaataataaCTAGAAATGTGAAATTTATTTTCTAcatcagcatttaattttttgtttaaaaatatatattatattatcatttttactataatatttttttaattaaatacaaataaaaaatatttttttatttaattttataaaaagacctaaagatctttttttaatatttttttttcaaagataaatattattttattaatataaaataaaagtgtttccATAAAGAAGTACAAAAGAATTGGGTATTCCCATTTATCATCAGCTGTGACTGAAAGACTAAGAGCTTAAAGAAGAGTAGAAGTAAGAGTAAAGAAAAAGTAGCAGGTTCACGAGTTCACGCACTAAATTACTGGCTTCTTTCACTATCTCTGGTGCTGGGCTTATTACCTTCTCAAAAACGCGCTTTCCAAGTGCTCCAACACAGCGCCGCTATGAGGAGGGTCTTTTGTCTACCGTCGAATTGAGCCGCTGCCCAGGATAAGACTCGTTGCCACCAATTGAAAAAAGTTTCTTTTTCTCTCATCCATAGGTCAAGGGTTATTAAGCTTAGGCTCCATATTATTGAAGACAGGGGGCATTGGAACaaagcatgagaaattgattcaGCCTTCAACATGCATCTTGGACAAGTGGCAGGAGTGGATGCGAACTGGCTGTGAACTTGTTGCAACACTGGAAGCTTTTCATGAAGACTTTTTCatagaaaaatcttaattttatgtgGTAATTTCAACTCCCAAATGCTATTCCAGACTCTGTTGTGTATGTTCTGGGGCCTCAATGAAGTAGGAGAATGAAAGAATCCATAAGCAATTTTGTATCCTGACCCAACTTCATATATACCAGATTTTGTCCAGCACCAATtaacttcatcctcctcctctgttggtttgattgaaaaaattttattgcatatatCAACTGAAAAAATCGACTCAATCAGATTTTTATTCCAACTTCTATCAGGATTTAGTAACGCACTAACGTAATACACTTGCATATTTGGCGGGATTGTGAGTGCATTTTGAGGGACATTAAGGGGCACTGGTGGTGGGAGCCAGGGGTCATGGAAGATGCGAACATTAGTGCCAGAGCCTATTTTCCATAACAAGCCTTTCTCGATCACCTTGCGCCCTTCAAGAACACTTCTCCAACCCCACGACGGTACGCTTCCTATCTCTGCATGTAGGAAATCTGTATATCTGAAATAtttagctttgagcattcttgatatAGTAGAATTAGGGTATTTCATTAGATGCCAACATTGCTTTCCCAATAAAGCCAAATTTTGCGCCCTTAGATCCTTGATCCCCAGCCCTCCATCTTTCTTTGGTCTCGTCATTGTGTCCCATTTAATCCAAACCATTCTTCGTTCTGCGCCTTTTTGACCCCACCAAAATTGCGAGAGCATGCTATGAATCTCAGTCAACAGCGTGTCCGGGAGCTTGAaacaagagagtgtataaataggaatcgcCTCCCCCACCGTTCTCAATAGCGTGTGCCTGCCACCTGATGACAATATACTTCTTTTCCAACCCATAATCCTCTTCTGAACTTTATCCTTGATAGCTCCAAAggttgctttctttgatttttgaactatagagggCAGTCCCAGGTATTTGTCTTGTGCTCCGATATGTTCAATATTTAGTGTCTGAGCAACTGCTAGTCTTGTGTTCTGAGGAGTGTTGTGACTGAAAAAGATAGCCGACTTATTCAAATTGACTTTTTGCCCACTAAAACCCTCATAGGTCTCTAGCAATTCTAGAATGCTTTGGCTTGTATTAGGTGCGCTCTTGCAAAAAAGGATTGAATCATCAGCAAACAAAAGGTGATTAACTGTTTGGCATCTCCGATTAACTTGAACTCCTTGAATTAATCTGTTTtgctctgccttgtgtagcaatAAGGAAAGTCCTTCTGCACAAAAAGAAAGAGATATGGAGATAGGGGGTCACCCTGTCGGATGCCCCTATTTGGCCTAAAATAGCCAAATGGTTGACCTTCCACAACAACAGAGTAAGAAACAGTCGTTACCAATTCCTTAGTCCAGTTAATCCATTTAGCATCAAACCCCAGCTTATCCATAATATACCATAAAAAATGCCATTCAACCCTATCATAAGCCTTGCTCATGTCTAGTTTAATAGCCATCTCATGCTCTGCCccacttctcttatttttcaaatagtgCATACATTCGTGGGCAATTAGAATATTATCTGAAATGAGTCTTCCTTTGAGAAACGCACTTTGATTTGgacttataattttattcataataccttgtaatcggtgcaccataactttagaaataattttatacataactgAAGACAAACTGATCGGTCGTACCTGAGTCATGTCACTGGCATCTGGCAcctttggaatcaaacaaatttgagtATGATTGAAGCTTTTTAAAATTCTGCCACTGTGAAAGAAACTTCTCACTGCCTTAAAAACGTCACCTCCAACTATAtcccagaaaaagtgaaaaaacttaGCTGTAAACCCGTCATCACCAGGAGCACTCTGAGCATGAACACTAAATGTAGCTCTTTTGACCTCGTCCATAGTTACTGGCCTTTGGAGCCTACGGTTCATGGAAGCTGTAACCTTAGGCTCCAAATCCTCTAAGTATGGATTCGGATTAGCCGAAcaagaagaagtaaaaatatcgCAAAATTAGTCCTCAGCTACCTTTGCAATATCCTCCGGTTTCGATGCAATCTCATTGTCCCTCCCCACTAATCTCCAAATTCTGTTCCTTCGCATCCTTGATTGAAATTTCTGGTGAAAGAATCTAGTGTTCTGATCTCCTTCTTTTAGCCACTTGATTCTAGATTTTTCTCGCCAATagctctcttctttcaaatatgccAGCTCCAACTTCTCCTCCAAACTGGTAACCTCCTCTCCCCCATTGATTCCAGCCACCCGCAACTCCTCTAGTTTAGCTTGAAGGTCCTCAATTTCTTTCCGGGAGTTTGCTTTGTGAGTTTTCTGCCATTGAACTAGTCTATGTCTACAAACTTTCAACTTTTGGGCCAAGGAGAACATAGCCGAGCCTACAACTTCCATTCTCCACACTTCACTAACAATTCTCTTGACATCCTCTTCTCCACACCAACGTTCCTGGTATTTAAACCGCCTTTTACTATGCCAGGATTGAGGTTCGGTTTCCATCAAAATTGGAGCATGATCCGAGCCTGACTCTGTGAGCCTGTGCACCACTGCATTCGGAAACTTCAACTTCCATTCCATCCCAACTAAATAGCGATCAAGCCTCTCCTTCACCAAATCCTCTCATTGTCTTCGATTTGTCCACGTGAAAGGGTGCCCCACCATTCCAATATCCACCAATTTGTTACTGTCAATGAAATTAGTGAATGTTGCAATGGTGGTTGCTGATTTTTGGCCTCCACCCTCCTTTTCCGCTTGGCTTGTTATAGCATTAAAATCGCCTGCTATTACCACTTTTCCTTCCATGTGTTGGCTCATTGTTATAAGCTCCTCAAACTGTAAGGATCGAATTTGTTCTGAACAACTCAAATGGACACCAATGAACGCCCATACCTCACTGCTTCCGACTTCCTTAATTTCGGCTGCCACAAAGAATTCTCCACTGTTAATAATTTGAACATTGATGCTGTCCTTCCAAGCTAGCACAAGTCCTCCTGCCACTCCTGCCGGGTTAACAATATGCCAGTTTTCGTAGCCGCATACCTGAA
This window contains:
- the LOC140179985 gene encoding uncharacterized protein, translated to MEWKLKFPNAVVHRLTESGSDHAPILMETEPQSWHSKRRFKYQERWCGEEDVKRIVSEVWRMEVVGSAMFSLAQKLKVCRHRLVQWQKTHKANSRKEIEDLQAKLEELRVAGINGGEEVTSLEEKLELAYLKEESYWREKSRIKWLKEGDQNTRFFHQKFQSRMRRNRIWRLVGRDNEIASKPEDIAKVAED
- the LOC140179986 gene encoding uncharacterized protein, encoding MRTIVWNCRGLGRPLTIHTLKGICKSHSLEIVFISETKNQSRQVEAKLQVCGYENWHIVNPAGVAGGLVLAWKDSINVQIINSGEFFVAAEIKEVGSSEVWAFIGVHLSCSEQIRSLQFEELITMSQHMEGKVVIAGDFNAITSQAEKEGGGQKSATTIATFTNFIDSNKLVDIGMVGHPFTWTNRRQ